One Alkalicoccus halolimnae DNA segment encodes these proteins:
- a CDS encoding glutathione ABC transporter substrate-binding protein → MWKSKTLKAAFLSTAAAVVFTACASEPDNEGAGDNAVPGNGEEGAEGGEEVDAEDAEIDPDNLVIATLSDIEAIDPHTSNDVPSSTVQHNLFESLITQTEDMELEPGLATNWENVDETTWELELREDVTFHDGSDFNAEVVKANLDRILDDSIGSPRAALFEMIEEVVVIDDHTVEIHTEYPFSPLPSHLAHSGGGMMSLETIEADYEGVEEGGQPGDYINENPSGTGFFEFEEWTPGSEVVLTRNDDYWGDPAGVEQVTFQVTPEDLTRIGELETGAADIIFPVSPSDVERVESTDGISMYEQESLGLAYIGFNMQKEPFDDPDVRRALSMGINKEDLLEGVLEGTGTPAVGPLGEQIFGFSDAVEEIPYDPEAAQELLAEAGYEDGFETTLWTNDSRERIDIAELVQAQLSAIGVTVNIEVLEWGAYLENTSEGQHDMFILGWSTATGDADYLMYNLFHSSQQGDGNKSFLDDPEIDELLEEGRSATTEAEREDIYEEAMQLLVDDARMLYLYHQDYLVGVRDEVQGFWKHPNGIYQLHEVTIEE, encoded by the coding sequence ATGTGGAAAAGTAAAACATTGAAAGCCGCGTTCTTATCAACGGCGGCAGCTGTCGTTTTTACAGCATGCGCCAGCGAACCTGATAATGAAGGAGCCGGAGATAACGCCGTACCGGGAAATGGGGAGGAAGGGGCGGAAGGTGGAGAAGAAGTGGACGCAGAAGATGCGGAAATAGATCCGGATAACCTCGTCATTGCCACTCTGTCCGATATTGAAGCGATTGATCCTCATACATCCAACGACGTTCCGTCGAGTACCGTCCAGCACAACCTGTTCGAGTCCCTCATTACCCAGACCGAAGATATGGAGCTTGAACCCGGCCTGGCGACAAATTGGGAAAATGTAGATGAGACAACGTGGGAGCTTGAGCTTCGTGAAGATGTTACGTTCCACGATGGATCCGATTTTAATGCCGAGGTCGTCAAAGCAAATCTTGACCGTATTCTGGATGACTCCATTGGTTCTCCGCGTGCCGCGCTTTTTGAAATGATTGAAGAAGTCGTAGTTATCGACGATCATACAGTAGAAATACATACGGAATACCCTTTTTCACCGCTGCCTTCCCACCTCGCTCATTCCGGAGGGGGAATGATGAGCCTGGAGACGATTGAGGCGGACTATGAAGGGGTGGAAGAAGGCGGCCAGCCTGGAGACTATATTAATGAAAATCCGAGCGGAACAGGTTTCTTTGAATTTGAAGAATGGACGCCGGGATCGGAAGTGGTGCTGACCCGTAACGACGACTATTGGGGAGATCCGGCAGGTGTCGAGCAGGTGACGTTCCAGGTTACACCGGAAGACTTGACCCGGATCGGCGAGCTGGAAACAGGAGCAGCCGATATCATTTTCCCGGTCAGCCCGAGTGACGTGGAGCGGGTCGAATCCACAGACGGTATCAGCATGTATGAACAGGAAAGCCTCGGTCTTGCCTATATCGGTTTTAATATGCAGAAAGAACCATTTGATGATCCGGATGTACGTCGGGCGCTTTCCATGGGAATTAACAAAGAGGACCTCCTGGAGGGGGTACTGGAAGGCACCGGGACACCAGCTGTAGGACCTCTCGGGGAACAGATTTTCGGTTTCTCTGATGCTGTTGAAGAAATTCCGTACGATCCTGAAGCTGCCCAGGAACTTCTCGCAGAGGCTGGGTATGAAGATGGCTTCGAAACGACACTCTGGACAAATGACAGCCGGGAACGCATCGATATTGCCGAGCTCGTTCAGGCCCAGCTCTCCGCTATTGGAGTAACAGTGAATATCGAAGTTTTGGAGTGGGGCGCTTATTTAGAGAATACGTCAGAAGGACAGCATGACATGTTCATTCTCGGCTGGTCGACGGCTACTGGAGATGCAGATTATCTCATGTATAACCTGTTCCATTCGAGTCAGCAGGGAGACGGGAACAAATCCTTCCTTGATGATCCGGAAATCGACGAGCTGCTCGAAGAAGGCCGCAGTGCGACAACGGAAGCGGAACGGGAAGATATTTACGAAGAAGCGATGCAGCTGCTCGTGGATGATGCAAGAATGCTTTATTTGTACCACCAGGACTATCTTGTCGGGGTGCGCGATGAAGTTCAGGGCTTCTGGAAGCATCCAAACGGCATCTATCAGCTTCATGAGGTTACGATAGAAGAATAA